One region of Natrinema salaciae genomic DNA includes:
- a CDS encoding PIN domain-containing protein — translation MTFLDSSVIVNMLEGVDETVALEAARLQDELLTAGDRVAGRDLLIAAIARSSGDHLVVADSDFETDALESTTQVTKDGRVALYLDTSTLRILCPRIGGKIGQTIWE, via the coding sequence ATGACGTTTCTCGATTCGTCGGTCATCGTCAACATGCTCGAGGGCGTCGATGAAACCGTCGCGCTCGAGGCCGCTCGGCTGCAAGACGAACTCCTCACCGCTGGCGACCGGGTAGCCGGTCGTGATCTGCTGATCGCGGCGATCGCCCGCTCGAGCGGCGATCACCTCGTCGTTGCGGATTCGGATTTTGAGACGGACGCCCTCGAGTCCACCACGCAGGTGACGAAAGATGGTCGAGTCGCGTTATATTTGGACACGAGCACACTGCGAATATTATGTCCAAGAATTGGTGGGAAAATCGGACAAACGATCTGGGAGTAG
- a CDS encoding SRPBCC family protein → MDRILLSTLAYRSPEEVFPYVRSFTDYPRYTDHLKAVHVNGNGGIGSVYDLELAWWKLSYTARSRVTDITPPESLAWQLVNDLDARGEWRVQPEPESAPPDEETASRIYFEARYDPHSADENAISLPRFVSLDWVVSKVEPKLLGEARTVVERLVSDIEGRPRDVELTVHEMP, encoded by the coding sequence GTGGACAGAATTCTCCTCAGTACGCTCGCCTATCGGTCGCCCGAGGAGGTTTTCCCGTACGTGCGGTCGTTCACCGACTACCCGCGGTACACGGACCACCTGAAGGCGGTCCACGTGAACGGGAACGGCGGGATCGGCTCCGTTTACGACCTCGAGTTAGCGTGGTGGAAGCTCAGCTACACCGCTCGCTCGAGGGTGACCGATATCACGCCGCCCGAGTCGCTCGCCTGGCAACTGGTCAACGACCTCGACGCCCGCGGCGAGTGGCGCGTCCAACCCGAACCGGAGTCGGCACCGCCGGACGAAGAGACGGCGAGTCGGATCTACTTCGAGGCCAGATACGATCCGCATTCGGCCGACGAGAACGCCATCTCGCTCCCGCGGTTCGTCTCGCTGGACTGGGTCGTCTCGAAGGTCGAACCCAAACTGCTCGGCGAGGCTCGGACCGTCGTCGAGCGGCTGGTCTCGGACATCGAAGGCCGCCCACGGGACGTCGAACTGACGGTTCACGAAATGCCGTAG
- a CDS encoding DUF6653 family protein, with translation MVGGTIDQFDDRFWNRHSNPKSGWTRVPLGAVIVYAIYRRNWRMVGAALAWTAINPFLFSPPETEDAWMTRAVLAERWWIREESNPTVGLDYPNVCNTVGALGFVYALYAAWRRSPKEATLGVVVSVGLKLWWLRVLVKHYDERPDR, from the coding sequence ATGGTCGGCGGTACAATTGACCAATTCGACGATCGGTTCTGGAACCGTCATTCGAATCCAAAAAGCGGTTGGACGCGCGTCCCACTGGGTGCTGTCATCGTCTACGCTATCTATCGGCGCAACTGGCGGATGGTCGGTGCCGCGCTCGCGTGGACTGCGATTAATCCGTTCCTGTTCTCGCCACCCGAAACCGAGGACGCGTGGATGACTCGCGCCGTGCTTGCCGAGCGGTGGTGGATCAGGGAGGAGTCAAACCCGACGGTCGGGCTCGACTACCCGAACGTCTGTAACACCGTCGGTGCGCTCGGGTTCGTTTACGCGCTGTACGCCGCGTGGCGACGGTCACCGAAGGAAGCGACGCTCGGCGTCGTGGTCAGCGTCGGTCTGAAACTTTGGTGGCTTCGGGTGTTGGTCAAGCATTATGACGAACGACCGGACCGATAG
- a CDS encoding plastocyanin/azurin family copper-binding protein, giving the protein MSGGSVLTLGIAGCLGGDESSEGSDEPNESDSDDTDDSDDNEGTDDHESHDHETEHEVGKPVAEIEVEMVTNDDGKHFGPHVVHVESGGTVRWVLKSGSHDTTAYHPETHGDQQRIPDGAEPWASDLLSDEGDTFERTFDVEGVYDYACTPHEGAGMIGTVVVGWPAPDDQPGLAPPADDRPDAAIDQLERYNEQVRTVLEEGDGAGTDGNETAGDSHDHEH; this is encoded by the coding sequence GTGTCCGGTGGGAGCGTTCTCACGCTGGGTATTGCAGGATGCCTCGGCGGCGACGAATCGTCGGAGGGGTCGGACGAGCCGAACGAGTCCGACTCGGACGACACTGACGACTCGGACGACAACGAGGGGACCGACGACCACGAGAGTCACGACCACGAGACCGAGCACGAAGTGGGGAAGCCGGTCGCCGAGATCGAGGTCGAAATGGTAACGAACGACGACGGCAAGCACTTCGGCCCTCACGTGGTCCACGTCGAGAGCGGGGGAACCGTCAGATGGGTGCTGAAATCGGGCTCTCACGATACGACCGCGTACCATCCGGAAACGCACGGTGACCAGCAACGAATCCCCGACGGGGCCGAGCCCTGGGCTAGCGACCTCCTGAGCGACGAAGGTGACACGTTCGAGCGGACGTTCGACGTCGAGGGCGTCTACGACTACGCCTGCACCCCCCACGAAGGAGCGGGAATGATCGGGACCGTCGTCGTCGGCTGGCCAGCTCCGGACGATCAACCCGGTCTTGCGCCCCCCGCTGACGACCGGCCCGACGCAGCTATCGACCAGCTCGAGCGATACAACGAGCAGGTTCGCACGGTGCTCGAGGAGGGTGACGGCGCCGGAACCGACGGAAACGAAACGGCAGGCGACAGCCACGATCACGAACACTGA
- the surE gene encoding 5'/3'-nucleotidase SurE → MSDDLEILLTNDDGIDSTGIRALYDALSEHANVTVVAPADDRSACGRSLSHEVEVDERELGYAVHGTPADCVVAGLAELGPFPDLVVAGCNKGANLGEYVLGRSGTISAAVEAAFFDVPAIATSLYVPIDDAPFAEVEVTADEYAEAARVTSYLAEHALEAGVFEQAAYLNVNVPLPDGGPAPVEITRPSKRYEMDAERDGTHVSLHDRVWDDMDPDSLPDPDGTDRRAVVEGRISVSPLTAPHSTNHHEALDELAASYHETVGSGDR, encoded by the coding sequence ATGAGCGACGACCTCGAGATCCTGTTGACCAACGACGACGGGATCGACAGCACCGGTATCCGGGCGCTGTACGATGCCCTCTCCGAACACGCCAACGTGACCGTCGTTGCGCCGGCCGACGACCGGAGCGCTTGCGGCCGGTCGCTCTCGCACGAAGTCGAAGTCGACGAGCGCGAGCTGGGGTACGCGGTCCACGGAACCCCCGCCGACTGCGTCGTCGCCGGCCTCGCCGAACTCGGCCCGTTTCCCGACCTGGTCGTCGCGGGCTGTAACAAGGGCGCGAACCTCGGCGAGTACGTCCTCGGACGCTCGGGAACGATCAGCGCGGCCGTCGAGGCCGCCTTCTTCGACGTCCCTGCGATCGCGACGTCGCTGTACGTTCCCATCGACGACGCGCCGTTCGCGGAGGTCGAGGTGACGGCCGACGAGTACGCCGAGGCGGCCCGCGTGACGAGTTACCTCGCAGAACACGCGCTCGAGGCGGGCGTCTTCGAACAGGCGGCCTACCTCAACGTCAACGTCCCGCTGCCGGACGGTGGACCTGCACCGGTCGAGATCACGCGTCCCTCGAAACGGTACGAGATGGACGCCGAGCGCGACGGGACACACGTCTCGCTCCACGATCGCGTCTGGGACGATATGGATCCCGACTCGCTCCCGGACCCCGATGGAACGGACCGTCGCGCCGTCGTCGAGGGCCGTATCAGCGTCTCGCCGCTGACTGCACCGCACTCGACGAATCACCACGAGGCCCTCGACGAACTCGCCGCGTCGTACCACGAGACCGTTGGATCGGGCGACCGCTGA
- a CDS encoding small ribosomal subunit Rsm22 family protein has translation MTDQREAIRSNAKYLRNVRPIDPEEICEYVEGNPHPAVVRQHLREDAAILGLIERDDGTFVPVDDEPVRPLRGPVERFPAAYERRLEDLLADWYGPNWHDGASGDLLRSTIRRFKSQYLDGRPVEYDEDVAAGYAIYHLPGYYAAVQYALDDLADRGLLDRDLRVLDVGAGVGGPALGLCDYLPDDALLEYHAVEPSAAADVLEDLLAETGRNVHTTIHRTTAEAFASREPVGDDDGERRSADGFDLVLCCNVLSELDDPVSVARSYLETLAPDGTFLAMAPADKNTSVGLREIERELEDERLRERANVAVDATAGDAAARRRGEVTVYGPTVRLWPGERPSDRGWSFDVRPDLAVPAFQRRLDDAAPPDDEDHTPGEFVNVDVQFSYSQLRLDGRRRIETALETDEWAKMAEMERHVTNRIDLVAAKLSRSLADDETGGRGGRSNPLFKISDGSEAVDHYAVVTTETALNRPLLEADYGDLCSFEGILALWNDDEAAYNLVVDEETIVDRIG, from the coding sequence GTGACCGATCAGCGAGAGGCGATCCGATCGAACGCGAAGTACCTGCGCAACGTCCGGCCGATCGACCCCGAGGAGATCTGCGAGTACGTCGAGGGGAACCCGCATCCGGCCGTCGTCCGACAACACCTCCGGGAGGACGCCGCGATACTCGGCCTGATCGAACGCGACGACGGCACGTTCGTCCCCGTCGACGACGAGCCCGTCCGGCCCCTCCGTGGACCGGTCGAGCGGTTCCCCGCCGCGTACGAGCGTCGCCTCGAGGACCTGCTCGCCGACTGGTACGGGCCGAACTGGCACGACGGCGCGTCGGGCGACCTGCTCCGATCGACGATCCGCCGGTTCAAATCGCAGTACCTCGACGGCCGCCCGGTCGAGTACGACGAGGACGTCGCGGCGGGCTACGCGATCTACCACTTGCCGGGCTACTACGCGGCGGTGCAGTACGCGCTCGACGACCTCGCCGACCGGGGCCTGCTGGATCGCGACCTCCGGGTACTCGACGTCGGGGCGGGCGTCGGCGGCCCCGCGCTCGGGCTCTGTGACTACCTCCCCGACGACGCCCTGCTCGAGTACCACGCCGTCGAGCCCAGCGCGGCCGCGGACGTGCTCGAGGACCTGCTCGCGGAGACCGGCCGGAACGTCCACACGACGATCCACCGGACGACCGCGGAGGCGTTCGCTTCGAGGGAGCCCGTCGGCGATGACGACGGCGAGCGGCGTTCCGCGGACGGATTCGACCTCGTCCTCTGCTGTAACGTCCTGAGCGAACTCGACGATCCGGTCTCGGTCGCGCGGTCGTACCTCGAGACTCTCGCGCCGGACGGAACGTTCCTCGCGATGGCCCCCGCGGACAAGAACACCAGCGTGGGACTGCGCGAGATCGAGCGCGAACTCGAGGACGAACGACTCCGAGAACGGGCGAACGTGGCCGTCGACGCGACCGCTGGGGACGCGGCCGCCCGCCGGCGCGGCGAGGTGACCGTTTACGGCCCCACGGTCCGGCTCTGGCCGGGCGAACGGCCGTCGGATCGGGGCTGGTCGTTCGACGTCCGGCCGGATCTGGCCGTGCCCGCGTTCCAGCGGCGGCTCGACGACGCCGCGCCGCCCGACGACGAGGACCACACGCCCGGCGAGTTCGTCAACGTCGACGTCCAGTTTTCCTACTCGCAGCTCCGGCTCGACGGCCGGCGGCGGATCGAGACGGCGCTCGAGACCGACGAGTGGGCGAAGATGGCCGAGATGGAGCGCCACGTGACGAACCGGATCGACCTCGTCGCGGCGAAGCTCAGCCGCTCGCTCGCCGACGACGAGACCGGCGGCCGCGGCGGGCGGTCGAACCCCCTGTTCAAGATCAGCGACGGCAGCGAGGCGGTCGATCACTACGCGGTCGTCACGACCGAGACCGCGCTCAATCGCCCCCTGCTCGAGGCCGACTACGGGGATCTCTGTTCGTTCGAGGGGATCCTCGCGCTCTGGAACGACGACGAGGCGGCGTACAACCTGGTCGTCGACGAGGAGACGATCGTCGATCGGATCGGCTGA
- a CDS encoding helix-turn-helix transcriptional regulator — translation MVFNTLWTRLSSLWSGSADESPSDESASTTADESNDDAEDETLSYAEEIEYGVDERDLPDEDKVLRLLVKRGGRVDQSTVREETGWSRERLEGVIDRMEDDDQISAITVGRKRVICRRGFEPKGYRGHLNE, via the coding sequence ATGGTATTCAATACACTCTGGACCCGCCTCTCGTCTCTCTGGAGCGGCTCGGCAGACGAGTCCCCATCGGATGAGTCCGCGTCGACGACGGCCGACGAATCGAACGACGACGCCGAGGACGAAACGCTGAGCTACGCCGAAGAGATCGAATACGGCGTCGACGAACGCGATCTTCCGGACGAAGACAAGGTTCTCAGATTACTCGTCAAACGCGGCGGCCGCGTCGACCAATCGACGGTCCGTGAGGAAACCGGCTGGTCCCGAGAGCGCCTCGAGGGTGTCATCGATCGCATGGAAGACGACGACCAGATCAGCGCGATCACCGTCGGCCGCAAGCGCGTGATCTGTCGGCGCGGCTTCGAACCCAAGGGGTATCGCGGTCATCTCAACGAGTAG
- a CDS encoding FAS1-like dehydratase domain-containing protein, with protein sequence MTKPIEGETSTFERTFTVEDVQQFAELSGDDQPRHTEPDEDGRVMVQGLLTATLPTKLGGDNEVLASTMEFNFHQPVYTGEPITCRSTFDTVVERDDRYEFVSDVVCENTDGETVLTSTTEGIIWKDD encoded by the coding sequence ATGACAAAGCCGATCGAAGGTGAGACGAGTACGTTCGAGCGAACATTTACCGTTGAAGATGTGCAGCAGTTTGCGGAACTCTCCGGTGACGACCAACCCCGTCATACTGAGCCGGACGAAGATGGGCGAGTGATGGTACAGGGGTTGTTGACCGCGACTCTACCGACGAAACTGGGTGGTGATAACGAAGTATTGGCCAGTACGATGGAATTTAACTTCCATCAGCCGGTCTACACTGGCGAACCGATCACGTGTCGATCAACGTTTGACACAGTCGTAGAACGAGATGACCGCTACGAATTCGTGTCGGATGTCGTCTGTGAGAACACGGACGGTGAGACTGTGTTGACCTCGACGACCGAGGGTATCATCTGGAAAGACGACTAG
- the trkA gene encoding Trk system potassium transporter TrkA: protein MRALVIGAGEVGSNIAASLDDEHHVVVVDTNADRIDDITYSHDVLAIQGDGTSIGTLRDAGIENADLVIASTDVDETNIVICGAAKAVSDPFTIARVRKPNLLRTWEQSEGAFGVDFMVCTDLQTAETIVRIAGLPGAHDVETFADGLVRMAEFEVGADSPIAGETVSEADRFESLTFAALLRDDDVIVPRGDTVINDGDAAVVIGSRESVRAFASSLTPEPTLEDANEIVVVGGTEIGYQTARLFEADGLEPRLVERDPARARDLAERLPGTLVLQSDATDIDFLVREHVDESDIVVATLESDEKNLLVSLLAKRLGVQRTIGIVESGEYVDLFETVGIDVGVNPRLVTSEEITRFTREQRTENVAMLESDRAEVLEIEVEADSVLFETRIQDAMGELPDGVVIGAISRDGELITPRGETVVRGGDHVVLFVDTAVLDAVTSAM, encoded by the coding sequence GTGCGCGCCCTCGTCATCGGCGCGGGCGAGGTCGGATCGAACATCGCCGCCAGTCTGGACGACGAGCATCACGTCGTGGTCGTCGACACGAACGCCGACCGGATCGACGATATCACCTATTCCCACGACGTGCTGGCGATTCAGGGCGACGGCACGTCGATCGGGACGTTGCGGGACGCCGGCATCGAGAACGCCGATCTGGTCATCGCGAGTACCGACGTCGACGAGACGAATATCGTCATCTGCGGGGCGGCGAAGGCGGTCAGCGATCCGTTCACGATCGCCCGCGTCAGGAAGCCGAACCTCCTCCGGACGTGGGAGCAGTCCGAGGGCGCGTTCGGCGTCGATTTCATGGTCTGTACCGACCTGCAGACCGCCGAAACGATCGTCCGAATCGCCGGTCTGCCCGGCGCACACGACGTCGAAACGTTCGCCGACGGACTCGTCCGGATGGCCGAGTTCGAAGTCGGAGCGGACAGCCCCATCGCCGGCGAGACCGTCTCCGAGGCCGACCGCTTCGAGTCGTTGACCTTCGCGGCCCTGCTGCGCGACGACGATGTCATCGTCCCCCGCGGCGACACGGTCATCAACGACGGCGATGCCGCCGTCGTCATCGGCTCTCGGGAGAGCGTCCGGGCGTTCGCGAGCTCGTTGACGCCCGAACCGACGCTCGAGGACGCCAACGAGATCGTCGTCGTCGGCGGCACCGAGATCGGCTACCAGACGGCGCGGCTCTTCGAGGCGGACGGGCTCGAGCCGCGACTGGTCGAACGGGATCCCGCTCGGGCACGGGACCTGGCCGAGCGGCTCCCGGGGACGCTGGTCCTGCAGAGCGACGCGACGGACATCGATTTCCTCGTCAGAGAGCACGTCGACGAATCCGACATCGTCGTCGCCACCCTCGAGAGCGACGAGAAGAACTTGCTCGTCTCCCTGCTGGCGAAACGGCTCGGCGTCCAGCGTACCATCGGGATCGTCGAGTCCGGCGAGTACGTCGACCTCTTCGAGACGGTCGGGATCGACGTCGGCGTCAATCCCCGACTCGTCACGTCCGAGGAGATCACTCGATTCACCCGGGAGCAGCGGACCGAAAACGTCGCCATGCTCGAGTCCGACCGGGCCGAGGTCCTCGAGATCGAGGTCGAAGCCGACAGCGTGCTCTTCGAGACGCGGATTCAGGACGCGATGGGCGAGCTACCGGACGGCGTCGTTATCGGCGCGATCAGCCGCGACGGCGAGCTGATCACGCCGCGGGGCGAGACGGTCGTCCGGGGCGGCGACCACGTGGTCCTCTTCGTCGATACGGCGGTGTTAGACGCGGTCACGTCGGCGATGTGA
- a CDS encoding IucA/IucC family protein yields the protein MNGTNRRDRGRVFLATAAERDAFGAATRYSSTHDLSTPPETAYLEAIEGARREIRHRFVRGVLRGDPAELPAGRFVTLGPQTSPTVPDEPRPLSALDGERLRSIVDPSPDERRRLALVPLPASESILIAEIAARHGYDRFRLVGPVRRWSAGDPARPSADRISHPVDLVPVLEREGAFSDAEQAGRVRAEVAESVANLALARLAAAVHARTDGDGTESPLEAVANGMPAADDATSFERIVTEGHPFHPGGKIRRGMTPAEGLAYAPEFTDRLSLRFVAIDREYALETCAAGSDSLTERLFATFDGLEGALARALPPGRAPGEYAVVPVHPIQYHRTIPDRYADRCADGRVVPIAEYAQPATPQLNLRTVVPYDTERTRDGPLPHCKLAIPVQTTNVVRTLSPHAVANGPRVTDVVRAIAERESFETLGLLAEPAATCYDPPGGPHPSGEKYDDARHLSGLLRTPPAAHPLVTDGTVPVVASSLVADSPASGRPLVCDLLERYRAETDEPSTADAAVAFVAAYAGVVVPDQLRLLSAYGIALESHLQNSLIVFDGARPVATLVRDLGGIRVHGGRLADRGRSLEPYPESDLDADGEADCHRKLYYALFQNHLAELVATICRERGADERVCWARIREQCDRAFERLRADGSVPDDRIRRDERALFAEPTVHKALTAMRLRGKRHAYETSAVSNPLVPAGREPIHAPETDR from the coding sequence ATGAACGGGACGAACCGACGGGATCGCGGCCGCGTGTTCCTCGCCACCGCTGCGGAACGAGACGCGTTCGGTGCCGCGACCCGGTACTCGTCGACGCACGATCTCTCGACGCCGCCCGAGACGGCCTATCTCGAGGCGATCGAGGGCGCTCGCCGCGAGATCCGTCACCGGTTCGTCCGCGGGGTGCTGCGCGGCGATCCGGCGGAACTCCCCGCCGGTCGATTCGTGACGCTCGGACCGCAGACGTCCCCGACGGTGCCGGACGAGCCGCGGCCGCTCTCGGCGCTCGACGGCGAGCGGTTGCGGTCGATCGTCGACCCGAGCCCGGACGAGCGTCGGCGACTCGCGCTCGTTCCGCTCCCCGCCTCGGAGAGCATCCTGATCGCCGAGATCGCGGCGCGACACGGCTACGATCGGTTCCGACTGGTCGGGCCGGTTCGCCGCTGGTCGGCGGGCGACCCGGCCCGTCCCTCGGCCGACCGGATCTCACATCCGGTCGATCTCGTCCCGGTACTCGAGCGCGAGGGCGCGTTCAGCGACGCCGAGCAGGCCGGACGGGTCCGCGCCGAAGTGGCCGAGAGCGTCGCCAATCTCGCGCTCGCGCGACTCGCCGCGGCCGTGCACGCGAGAACGGACGGCGACGGCACCGAATCGCCTCTCGAGGCCGTCGCGAACGGAATGCCGGCCGCCGACGACGCCACCTCGTTCGAACGGATCGTCACCGAGGGCCACCCCTTCCATCCCGGCGGAAAGATCCGCCGCGGGATGACCCCCGCCGAGGGGCTCGCGTACGCGCCAGAGTTCACCGACCGGCTCTCCCTCCGGTTCGTCGCGATCGACCGCGAGTACGCCCTCGAGACGTGCGCAGCCGGGTCGGATTCCCTGACAGAACGGCTGTTCGCGACGTTCGACGGACTCGAGGGCGCGCTCGCGCGGGCGCTGCCTCCGGGGCGCGCTCCCGGCGAGTACGCCGTCGTTCCCGTCCATCCGATCCAGTATCACCGCACGATACCGGACCGATACGCCGACCGGTGTGCCGACGGCCGCGTCGTTCCGATCGCCGAGTACGCGCAGCCGGCGACGCCGCAGCTGAACCTTCGGACGGTGGTGCCGTACGACACCGAGCGAACTCGAGACGGGCCGCTCCCGCACTGCAAGCTGGCGATCCCGGTCCAGACGACGAACGTCGTCCGGACGCTATCCCCCCACGCCGTGGCGAACGGCCCGCGAGTGACCGACGTCGTGCGAGCGATCGCCGAACGCGAGTCGTTCGAGACGCTGGGACTGCTGGCGGAACCCGCGGCGACCTGCTACGACCCGCCCGGCGGGCCCCACCCGAGCGGCGAGAAATACGACGACGCTCGCCACCTCTCCGGTCTGCTGCGGACGCCGCCGGCGGCCCATCCGCTCGTTACGGACGGGACCGTTCCGGTCGTCGCCTCGAGTCTCGTCGCCGACTCGCCGGCGAGCGGACGGCCGCTCGTCTGCGACCTGCTCGAGCGGTATCGCGCCGAAACGGACGAACCGAGCACCGCGGACGCGGCAGTCGCGTTCGTCGCGGCGTACGCCGGCGTCGTCGTCCCCGACCAGCTCCGACTGCTCTCCGCGTACGGGATCGCCCTCGAGAGCCACCTCCAGAACAGTCTGATCGTTTTCGACGGCGCGCGTCCGGTCGCGACGCTGGTTCGCGATCTCGGCGGCATCCGGGTCCACGGCGGCCGGCTCGCGGATCGCGGCCGTTCGCTCGAGCCGTATCCGGAGTCGGACCTGGACGCCGACGGCGAGGCGGACTGCCACCGGAAGCTGTACTACGCGCTCTTCCAGAACCACCTCGCGGAGCTGGTCGCGACGATCTGCCGCGAGCGCGGGGCCGACGAGCGGGTCTGCTGGGCCCGGATCCGCGAGCAGTGCGATCGAGCGTTCGAGCGGCTTCGGGCCGACGGGTCGGTTCCCGACGACCGGATTCGACGCGACGAACGAGCGCTGTTCGCGGAGCCGACGGTCCACAAGGCGCTGACGGCGATGCGACTGCGGGGCAAGCGTCACGCGTACGAGACGAGCGCGGTATCGAACCCGCTCGTCCCGGCGGGACGCGAGCCGATCCACGCCCCCGAAACGGACCGGTAA
- a CDS encoding prephenate dehydrogenase/arogenate dehydrogenase family protein has translation MDVLIVGAGAMGTWFGGAVDGRVAFADVDRDAAAAAADAVGGAVADLEGGATYDVVCLAVPMTHVTDAIADQADRAERAIVDVSGVMEPALEAMERHAPTAERASLHPLFAPERAPGTIAVVRDRAGPTTDDLLAGLETRGNALLETTAGEHDEAMETVQAATHAAVLSFALAAESVPDGFETPIYEELRRLARQVTGGTPRVYADIQATFDGADAVADAAAEIAAADTDGLESLYREAAANWHGGPDDRRGDRE, from the coding sequence ATGGACGTACTGATCGTCGGCGCGGGGGCCATGGGGACGTGGTTCGGCGGTGCGGTCGACGGCCGAGTCGCGTTCGCCGACGTGGACCGAGACGCGGCGGCCGCCGCGGCCGATGCGGTCGGAGGAGCCGTCGCGGACCTCGAGGGCGGGGCGACGTACGACGTCGTCTGTCTCGCGGTTCCGATGACGCACGTGACCGACGCGATCGCCGACCAGGCCGATCGGGCCGAGCGAGCGATCGTCGACGTTTCGGGCGTGATGGAACCCGCACTCGAGGCGATGGAGCGTCACGCACCGACCGCGGAACGGGCGAGTTTGCACCCGCTTTTCGCGCCCGAACGGGCACCCGGTACCATCGCCGTCGTTCGCGATCGAGCGGGGCCGACGACGGACGACCTCCTCGCCGGGCTCGAGACCCGCGGGAACGCGTTGCTCGAGACGACGGCGGGGGAACACGACGAGGCCATGGAGACGGTGCAGGCGGCGACCCACGCCGCGGTTCTCTCGTTCGCCCTCGCGGCCGAGTCGGTCCCCGACGGGTTCGAGACGCCGATCTACGAAGAGCTCCGCCGGCTCGCCCGACAGGTGACCGGCGGCACGCCGCGAGTCTACGCCGACATTCAGGCGACGTTCGACGGTGCGGACGCGGTCGCCGACGCCGCGGCCGAGATCGCCGCCGCCGACACCGACGGTCTCGAATCGCTGTACCGAGAGGCGGCGGCGAACTGGCACGGCGGACCCGACGACCGACGGGGTGATCGCGAGTGA
- a CDS encoding NAD(P)/FAD-dependent oxidoreductase encodes MTRIGIVGAGVAAAAAAASLEDGLDDTETTVLEKSRGVCGRAATRRRDDVVYDYGANYIRPDDERVVELLTETLDTEGLVDIGDPIWTFDGAGTISEGDGRDDQKWTYRRGLTQVAKRLFARTDATVHRATRVTTLHRTDDETGRWSLEDADGTRWGPFDSLLLNPPAPQTAELLRSADWDADVRDSLADAVDSVPFRTVWTGVFHYPFELEWPYYALVNTDKAHEIGWIAREECKPGHVPDGESLLVVQANHEWSVDRYDDPPAETLEALAELTADLLEDDRLREPDWSDHQGWRYALPEGGVPREPLRRAEDEGLYCLGDWVAGEGRLHVALGNGLEVADRIADAD; translated from the coding sequence ATGACGCGAATCGGAATCGTCGGCGCGGGCGTGGCCGCCGCCGCCGCGGCCGCCAGCCTCGAGGACGGCCTCGACGACACCGAGACGACGGTGCTCGAGAAGTCCCGCGGCGTCTGCGGGCGGGCCGCGACGAGGCGTCGCGACGACGTCGTCTACGACTACGGCGCGAACTACATCAGACCCGACGACGAGCGGGTAGTCGAGCTACTGACCGAGACGCTGGACACGGAGGGATTGGTCGACATTGGGGACCCGATCTGGACGTTCGACGGCGCGGGAACGATTTCCGAGGGGGACGGTCGCGACGACCAGAAGTGGACCTACCGCCGAGGGCTGACCCAGGTCGCAAAGCGGCTGTTCGCCCGCACCGACGCGACCGTCCACCGCGCAACGCGAGTGACGACGCTCCACCGAACCGACGACGAGACCGGTCGCTGGTCGCTCGAGGACGCCGACGGAACTCGCTGGGGCCCCTTCGACAGCCTCCTCCTGAACCCGCCGGCACCGCAGACCGCCGAACTGCTGCGGTCGGCCGACTGGGACGCCGACGTTCGCGACTCCCTCGCGGACGCCGTCGACTCCGTCCCCTTTCGGACGGTCTGGACCGGCGTCTTCCACTACCCGTTCGAACTCGAGTGGCCCTACTACGCGCTGGTCAACACGGACAAGGCGCACGAGATCGGCTGGATCGCCCGCGAGGAGTGCAAACCCGGACACGTCCCCGACGGCGAGTCGTTGCTGGTCGTCCAGGCGAACCACGAGTGGTCGGTCGATCGGTACGACGACCCACCGGCCGAGACGCTCGAGGCGCTCGCCGAACTGACCGCCGACCTCCTCGAGGACGACCGCCTGCGCGAACCGGACTGGTCCGATCACCAGGGCTGGCGGTACGCGTTACCGGAAGGCGGCGTCCCCCGCGAACCCCTGCGGCGCGCCGAAGACGAGGGGCTGTACTGCCTCGGCGACTGGGTCGCCGGCGAGGGCCGACTCCACGTGGCCCTCGGGAACGGGCTCGAAGTCGCCGACCGGATCGCGGACGCCGACTGA